One genomic region from Mesorhizobium terrae encodes:
- the trbL gene encoding P-type conjugative transfer protein TrbL: MGGTGVIDHFLEVFTRYIDGGFGLLGGEVGFIATTLIVIDVTLAALFWSWGADDDIMARLVKKTLFVGVFAYLISNWNNLARIIFESFAGLGLKASGTGFAVSDLMRPGKVAQTGLDAGRPLLDSISNLMGYWSFFENFIQIACMFFAWALVLLAFFILAIQLFVTLIEFKLTTLAGFVLIPFGLFGKSAFMAERVLGNVISSGIKVLVLAVIIGIGSTLFSEFTSGFGGNTPSIDDAMAIVLAALSLLGLGIFGPGIANGLISGGPQLGAGAAIGTGLAAGGMVAAGAAAAGAVASGGAALAGGAAAAARGGAALAGGASTAYSLGAAGQSGASGVASGLGNVASTGARAAVSPLKRAAGRAADSLKQSYQAGGQAATEIATGAPGATTATAAETASPGAASSTSDGPPAWAKRMKRSQQMSHGASAAAHAVRSGDSHGGGSSVNLSESD, from the coding sequence ATGGGCGGCACCGGCGTCATCGACCATTTCCTCGAGGTCTTCACACGCTACATCGACGGCGGATTCGGGCTGCTCGGCGGCGAGGTGGGCTTCATCGCCACCACGCTCATCGTCATCGACGTGACGCTCGCCGCGCTCTTCTGGTCGTGGGGCGCCGACGACGACATCATGGCGCGCCTCGTCAAGAAGACCCTCTTCGTCGGCGTCTTCGCCTACCTGATCTCCAACTGGAACAATCTCGCCCGTATCATCTTCGAGAGCTTCGCGGGTCTCGGCCTGAAAGCGTCGGGCACCGGCTTTGCCGTCAGCGATCTCATGCGCCCGGGCAAGGTGGCACAGACCGGCCTCGATGCCGGCCGCCCGCTGCTCGACTCCATCTCCAACCTGATGGGCTACTGGTCGTTCTTCGAGAACTTCATCCAGATCGCCTGCATGTTTTTCGCATGGGCGCTGGTGCTGCTGGCGTTCTTCATCCTCGCGATCCAGCTCTTTGTCACCCTGATCGAGTTCAAGCTGACGACGCTGGCCGGCTTCGTCCTCATTCCCTTCGGCCTGTTCGGCAAATCCGCCTTCATGGCCGAGCGCGTGCTGGGCAACGTCATCTCCTCCGGCATCAAGGTGCTGGTGCTCGCTGTCATCATCGGCATCGGATCGACGCTCTTTTCCGAATTTACCTCCGGGTTCGGAGGCAACACGCCATCAATCGACGACGCCATGGCGATCGTGCTCGCCGCGCTTTCGCTGCTCGGTCTCGGCATTTTCGGCCCCGGCATCGCCAACGGCCTGATTTCGGGTGGTCCGCAGCTCGGCGCCGGCGCGGCCATTGGCACTGGTCTTGCCGCCGGCGGCATGGTCGCCGCAGGTGCGGCCGCCGCCGGCGCAGTCGCCTCGGGTGGCGCTGCGCTAGCTGGCGGTGCTGCCGCCGCGGCTCGTGGAGGCGCAGCCCTCGCGGGCGGCGCCTCCACCGCCTACAGCCTCGGCGCGGCCGGACAATCGGGCGCATCGGGCGTCGCCTCTGGCCTGGGCAATGTTGCGAGCACCGGCGCGAGGGCGGCCGTCTCACCGTTGAAGCGCGCGGCCGGCCGCGCCGCCGACAGCCTGAAGCAGAGCTATCAGGCCGGTGGCCAGGCCGCGACGGAGATCGCCACGGGCGCACCCGGGGCAACGACGGCAACCGCTGCAGAGACCGCATCTCCGGGAGCCGCATCTTCCACCAGCGACGGCCCGCCAGCCTGGGCGAAGCGCATGAAACGCTCCCAGCAAATGTCCCACGGCGCCTCCGCGGCCGCCCACGCCGTGCGCAGCGGCGACAGCCATGGCGGCGGCTCCTCCGTCAACCTCTCCGAAAGCGACTGA
- the trbF gene encoding conjugal transfer protein TrbF produces MFKRPSTHYGKSPQPETPYQRAAQVWDDRIGSARVQARNWRYMAFGSLVLAAGLSAALVWQSANGSIVPWVVQVDRLGQAQAVAPATADYQPNDPQIAFYLARFIEQVRSIPSDAIIVRQNWLRAYDFTTQGGALALNDYARANDPFTKVGKQQIAIEVSSVIRASPSSFRIAWIERRYQDGSLASTERWSAILTVVVQPPRDADTLRKNPLGIYINAINWSKELGQ; encoded by the coding sequence ATGTTCAAACGACCATCCACCCACTACGGCAAATCCCCTCAGCCCGAGACGCCTTATCAGCGCGCCGCGCAGGTCTGGGACGACCGGATCGGCTCAGCCCGCGTCCAGGCTCGCAACTGGCGCTACATGGCCTTCGGCTCATTGGTACTCGCGGCCGGTCTTTCGGCGGCGCTGGTCTGGCAGTCCGCCAATGGCTCGATTGTGCCCTGGGTGGTGCAGGTCGATCGGCTCGGCCAGGCGCAGGCCGTCGCGCCGGCGACCGCCGACTATCAGCCGAACGATCCGCAGATCGCCTTCTATCTCGCGCGCTTCATCGAGCAGGTCCGCTCGATCCCGTCCGACGCCATCATCGTGCGGCAGAACTGGCTGCGCGCCTACGACTTCACGACCCAGGGCGGCGCGCTGGCGCTCAATGACTATGCGCGCGCCAACGACCCCTTCACCAAGGTCGGCAAGCAGCAAATCGCGATCGAGGTATCGTCGGTCATCCGCGCCTCGCCGTCGAGCTTCCGCATCGCTTGGATCGAGCGCCGCTATCAGGACGGCTCGCTGGCTTCCACCGAGCGCTGGTCCGCCATCCTCACCGTCGTTGTGCAGCCCCCGCGCGATGCCGACACGCTGCGGAAGAATCCCCTCGGAATCTACATCAACGCCATCAACTGGTCGAAGGAGCTTGGACAATGA